Proteins found in one Tamandua tetradactyla isolate mTamTet1 chromosome 3, mTamTet1.pri, whole genome shotgun sequence genomic segment:
- the KLF11 gene encoding Krueppel-like factor 11 isoform X3: MDICESILERKRHDSERSTCSVLEHTDIEAVEALVCMSSWGQRPQKGDLLRIRPLTPVSDPGDVTTTVHVYAATPELPKDFHSLSALCMTPPQSPDFVEPPTGTPVPSQVPDSKARVVPAILPSVAMAAEVEPASGPPCRAVMMGVTCHTGESPAPGHILAAQTRDKREGEAQFGGHFEAVQDIPPANSLLSTNLVSRQPCLHSSGGLIPADKGQQAGWPVAMQTCSPKNYENDLPRKATALISVPVPSPPVLCQMIPVTGQSGVISAFLKSPPPVSAGMVKPILPQAAPVPQPMFVGPSLPQGAVMLVLPQAALPPPAPCSSSIVAMGNTKLLPLAPAPVFITSSQNCTPQVDFSRRRNYVCNFPGCRKTYFKSSHLKAHLRTHTGEKPFSCSWDGCDKKFARSDELSRHRRTHTGEKKFVCPVCERRFMRSDHLTKHARRHMTTKKIPGWQAEVGKLSRIASAEKPGSPPAPCQPLPERSAGQVPLASVSSLYSGMEITQKGIDGFLSK; encoded by the exons ATGGACATATGTGAATCGATCCTGGAGAGGAAGCGGCATGACAGTGAAAGGTCTACCTGTAGCGTCTTGGAGCACACAGACATCGAAGCTGTTGAGGCTCTGGTGTGCATGAGCTCCTGGGGTCAGAGACCCCAGAAAGGTGATCTGCTAAGGATAAGGCCCCTCACACCTGTCTCGGACCCTGGGGATGTCACCACAACCGTGCATGTGTATGCAGCCACACCCGAGCTACCAAAGGACTTCCATTCTTTATCAGCCCTG tgcatgacTCCTCCTCAGAGCCCCGATTTTGTGGAACCACCAACAGGGACACCTGTTCCTTCCCAGGTACCTGATTCCAAAGCACGCGTGGTCCCAGCCATCCTGCCATCCGTTGCCATGGCAGCTGAAGTGGAGCCAGCCTCCGGCCCCCCCTGCAGAGCCGTGATGATGGGTGTGACCTGCCACACAGGGGAGAGTCCTGCACCTGGCCACATTCTGGCAGCCCAGACTCGAgacaagagagagggagaagcacAGTTTGGGGGGCATTTTGAAGCTGTGCAGGACATACCCCCTGCGAACAGTTTGCTCAGCACTAACTTGGTATCCCGCCAGCCTTGCCTGCACAGCTCTGGTGGCCTGATCCCTGCTGATAAAGGCCAGCAGGCGGGATGGCCCGTTGCAATGCAGACCTGCTCACCAAAGAATTATGAAAACGACTTGCCAAGAAAAGCCACTGCTCTGATTTCTGTCCCTGTGCCCAGTCCCCCTGTCCTTTGCCAGATGATTCCTGTGACTGGACAGAGTGGCGTGATATCAGCCTTTCTGAAGTCCCCTCCGCCAGTATCTGCAGGGATGGTCAAACCCATCTTACCCCAGGCAGCTCCAGTGCCCCAGCCTATGTTTGTGGGCCCGTCTTTGCCTCAGGGAGCTGTGATGCTGGTTCTTCCCCAGGCTGCCCTGCCCCCGCCTGCCCCATGCTCGTCCAGCATCGTGGCCATGGGGAACACCAAGCTGCTGCCTCTCGCCCCTGCTCCTGTGTTCATCACCTCCAGCCAAAACTGTACCCCTCAGGTAGACTTCTCCCGAAGGAGGAACTATGTTTGCAACTTCCCAGGTTGCCGGAAAACCTACTTCAAAAGTTCCCACCTCAAGGCTCATCTCCGCACTCACACAG GGGAGAAGCCGTTCAGCTGCAGCTGGGATGGCTGTGATAAAAAATTTGCCCGTTCAGATGAACTTTCTCGCCACCGCAGAACTCACACAGGGGAGAAGAAGTTTGTGTGCCCGGTGTGTGAGCGGCGCTTCATGCGCAGCGACCACCTGACCAAGCACGCCCGGCGCCACATGACCACTAAGAAGATCCCCGGCTGGCAGGCGGAGGTTGGCAAGCTGAGCCGGATCGCCTCGGCAGAGAAGCCCGGGAGCCCACCCGCTCCGTGCCAGCCTCTGCCTGAGAGGTCTGCTGGGCAGGTACCGCTGGCATCTGTCAGCAGCCTTTATTCAGGAATGGAGATAACACAGAAGGGAATTGATGGTTTCCTCTCCAAATAA
- the KLF11 gene encoding Krueppel-like factor 11 isoform X2, whose translation MHAPGAAGAVDIMDICESILERKRHDSERSTCSVLEHTDIEAVEALVCMSSWGQRPQKGDLLRIRPLTPVSDPGDVTTTVHVYAATPELPKDFHSLSALCMTPPQSPDFVEPPTGTPVPSQVPDSKARVVPAILPSVAMAAEVEPASGPPCRAVMMGVTCHTGESPAPGHILAAQTRDKREGEAQFGGHFEAVQDIPPANSLLSTNLVSRQPCLHSSGGLIPADKGQQAGWPVAMQTCSPKNYENDLPRKATALISVPVPSPPVLCQMIPVTGQSGVISAFLKSPPPVSAGMVKPILPQAAPVPQPMFVGPSLPQGAVMLVLPQAALPPPAPCSSSIVAMGNTKLLPLAPAPVFITSSQNCTPQVDFSRRRNYVCNFPGCRKTYFKSSHLKAHLRTHTGEKPFSCSWDGCDKKFARSDELSRHRRTHTGEKKFVCPVCERRFMRSDHLTKHARRHMTTKKIPGWQAEVGKLSRIASAEKPGSPPAPCQPLPERSAGQVPLASVSSLYSGMEITQKGIDGFLSK comes from the exons ATGCACGCTCCGGGAGCCGCGGGCGCC GTTGACATCATGGACATATGTGAATCGATCCTGGAGAGGAAGCGGCATGACAGTGAAAGGTCTACCTGTAGCGTCTTGGAGCACACAGACATCGAAGCTGTTGAGGCTCTGGTGTGCATGAGCTCCTGGGGTCAGAGACCCCAGAAAGGTGATCTGCTAAGGATAAGGCCCCTCACACCTGTCTCGGACCCTGGGGATGTCACCACAACCGTGCATGTGTATGCAGCCACACCCGAGCTACCAAAGGACTTCCATTCTTTATCAGCCCTG tgcatgacTCCTCCTCAGAGCCCCGATTTTGTGGAACCACCAACAGGGACACCTGTTCCTTCCCAGGTACCTGATTCCAAAGCACGCGTGGTCCCAGCCATCCTGCCATCCGTTGCCATGGCAGCTGAAGTGGAGCCAGCCTCCGGCCCCCCCTGCAGAGCCGTGATGATGGGTGTGACCTGCCACACAGGGGAGAGTCCTGCACCTGGCCACATTCTGGCAGCCCAGACTCGAgacaagagagagggagaagcacAGTTTGGGGGGCATTTTGAAGCTGTGCAGGACATACCCCCTGCGAACAGTTTGCTCAGCACTAACTTGGTATCCCGCCAGCCTTGCCTGCACAGCTCTGGTGGCCTGATCCCTGCTGATAAAGGCCAGCAGGCGGGATGGCCCGTTGCAATGCAGACCTGCTCACCAAAGAATTATGAAAACGACTTGCCAAGAAAAGCCACTGCTCTGATTTCTGTCCCTGTGCCCAGTCCCCCTGTCCTTTGCCAGATGATTCCTGTGACTGGACAGAGTGGCGTGATATCAGCCTTTCTGAAGTCCCCTCCGCCAGTATCTGCAGGGATGGTCAAACCCATCTTACCCCAGGCAGCTCCAGTGCCCCAGCCTATGTTTGTGGGCCCGTCTTTGCCTCAGGGAGCTGTGATGCTGGTTCTTCCCCAGGCTGCCCTGCCCCCGCCTGCCCCATGCTCGTCCAGCATCGTGGCCATGGGGAACACCAAGCTGCTGCCTCTCGCCCCTGCTCCTGTGTTCATCACCTCCAGCCAAAACTGTACCCCTCAGGTAGACTTCTCCCGAAGGAGGAACTATGTTTGCAACTTCCCAGGTTGCCGGAAAACCTACTTCAAAAGTTCCCACCTCAAGGCTCATCTCCGCACTCACACAG GGGAGAAGCCGTTCAGCTGCAGCTGGGATGGCTGTGATAAAAAATTTGCCCGTTCAGATGAACTTTCTCGCCACCGCAGAACTCACACAGGGGAGAAGAAGTTTGTGTGCCCGGTGTGTGAGCGGCGCTTCATGCGCAGCGACCACCTGACCAAGCACGCCCGGCGCCACATGACCACTAAGAAGATCCCCGGCTGGCAGGCGGAGGTTGGCAAGCTGAGCCGGATCGCCTCGGCAGAGAAGCCCGGGAGCCCACCCGCTCCGTGCCAGCCTCTGCCTGAGAGGTCTGCTGGGCAGGTACCGCTGGCATCTGTCAGCAGCCTTTATTCAGGAATGGAGATAACACAGAAGGGAATTGATGGTTTCCTCTCCAAATAA
- the KLF11 gene encoding Krueppel-like factor 11 isoform X1 has translation MGGLGWLPRFRPRSQEIWRESRPVLWYLPHHAQWLLSPTSCVDQVDIMDICESILERKRHDSERSTCSVLEHTDIEAVEALVCMSSWGQRPQKGDLLRIRPLTPVSDPGDVTTTVHVYAATPELPKDFHSLSALCMTPPQSPDFVEPPTGTPVPSQVPDSKARVVPAILPSVAMAAEVEPASGPPCRAVMMGVTCHTGESPAPGHILAAQTRDKREGEAQFGGHFEAVQDIPPANSLLSTNLVSRQPCLHSSGGLIPADKGQQAGWPVAMQTCSPKNYENDLPRKATALISVPVPSPPVLCQMIPVTGQSGVISAFLKSPPPVSAGMVKPILPQAAPVPQPMFVGPSLPQGAVMLVLPQAALPPPAPCSSSIVAMGNTKLLPLAPAPVFITSSQNCTPQVDFSRRRNYVCNFPGCRKTYFKSSHLKAHLRTHTGEKPFSCSWDGCDKKFARSDELSRHRRTHTGEKKFVCPVCERRFMRSDHLTKHARRHMTTKKIPGWQAEVGKLSRIASAEKPGSPPAPCQPLPERSAGQVPLASVSSLYSGMEITQKGIDGFLSK, from the exons ATGGGAGGCCTGGGCTGGCTTCCCCGCTTCCGTCCCCGGTCCCAGGAGATTTGGCGGGAGTCACGTCCCGTCTTGTGGTATCTCCCACATCACGCCCAGTGGCTGCTCTCCCCCACTAGTTGTGTGGACCAG GTTGACATCATGGACATATGTGAATCGATCCTGGAGAGGAAGCGGCATGACAGTGAAAGGTCTACCTGTAGCGTCTTGGAGCACACAGACATCGAAGCTGTTGAGGCTCTGGTGTGCATGAGCTCCTGGGGTCAGAGACCCCAGAAAGGTGATCTGCTAAGGATAAGGCCCCTCACACCTGTCTCGGACCCTGGGGATGTCACCACAACCGTGCATGTGTATGCAGCCACACCCGAGCTACCAAAGGACTTCCATTCTTTATCAGCCCTG tgcatgacTCCTCCTCAGAGCCCCGATTTTGTGGAACCACCAACAGGGACACCTGTTCCTTCCCAGGTACCTGATTCCAAAGCACGCGTGGTCCCAGCCATCCTGCCATCCGTTGCCATGGCAGCTGAAGTGGAGCCAGCCTCCGGCCCCCCCTGCAGAGCCGTGATGATGGGTGTGACCTGCCACACAGGGGAGAGTCCTGCACCTGGCCACATTCTGGCAGCCCAGACTCGAgacaagagagagggagaagcacAGTTTGGGGGGCATTTTGAAGCTGTGCAGGACATACCCCCTGCGAACAGTTTGCTCAGCACTAACTTGGTATCCCGCCAGCCTTGCCTGCACAGCTCTGGTGGCCTGATCCCTGCTGATAAAGGCCAGCAGGCGGGATGGCCCGTTGCAATGCAGACCTGCTCACCAAAGAATTATGAAAACGACTTGCCAAGAAAAGCCACTGCTCTGATTTCTGTCCCTGTGCCCAGTCCCCCTGTCCTTTGCCAGATGATTCCTGTGACTGGACAGAGTGGCGTGATATCAGCCTTTCTGAAGTCCCCTCCGCCAGTATCTGCAGGGATGGTCAAACCCATCTTACCCCAGGCAGCTCCAGTGCCCCAGCCTATGTTTGTGGGCCCGTCTTTGCCTCAGGGAGCTGTGATGCTGGTTCTTCCCCAGGCTGCCCTGCCCCCGCCTGCCCCATGCTCGTCCAGCATCGTGGCCATGGGGAACACCAAGCTGCTGCCTCTCGCCCCTGCTCCTGTGTTCATCACCTCCAGCCAAAACTGTACCCCTCAGGTAGACTTCTCCCGAAGGAGGAACTATGTTTGCAACTTCCCAGGTTGCCGGAAAACCTACTTCAAAAGTTCCCACCTCAAGGCTCATCTCCGCACTCACACAG GGGAGAAGCCGTTCAGCTGCAGCTGGGATGGCTGTGATAAAAAATTTGCCCGTTCAGATGAACTTTCTCGCCACCGCAGAACTCACACAGGGGAGAAGAAGTTTGTGTGCCCGGTGTGTGAGCGGCGCTTCATGCGCAGCGACCACCTGACCAAGCACGCCCGGCGCCACATGACCACTAAGAAGATCCCCGGCTGGCAGGCGGAGGTTGGCAAGCTGAGCCGGATCGCCTCGGCAGAGAAGCCCGGGAGCCCACCCGCTCCGTGCCAGCCTCTGCCTGAGAGGTCTGCTGGGCAGGTACCGCTGGCATCTGTCAGCAGCCTTTATTCAGGAATGGAGATAACACAGAAGGGAATTGATGGTTTCCTCTCCAAATAA
- the KLF11 gene encoding Krueppel-like factor 11 isoform X4, which produces MTPPQSPDFVEPPTGTPVPSQVPDSKARVVPAILPSVAMAAEVEPASGPPCRAVMMGVTCHTGESPAPGHILAAQTRDKREGEAQFGGHFEAVQDIPPANSLLSTNLVSRQPCLHSSGGLIPADKGQQAGWPVAMQTCSPKNYENDLPRKATALISVPVPSPPVLCQMIPVTGQSGVISAFLKSPPPVSAGMVKPILPQAAPVPQPMFVGPSLPQGAVMLVLPQAALPPPAPCSSSIVAMGNTKLLPLAPAPVFITSSQNCTPQVDFSRRRNYVCNFPGCRKTYFKSSHLKAHLRTHTGEKPFSCSWDGCDKKFARSDELSRHRRTHTGEKKFVCPVCERRFMRSDHLTKHARRHMTTKKIPGWQAEVGKLSRIASAEKPGSPPAPCQPLPERSAGQVPLASVSSLYSGMEITQKGIDGFLSK; this is translated from the exons atgacTCCTCCTCAGAGCCCCGATTTTGTGGAACCACCAACAGGGACACCTGTTCCTTCCCAGGTACCTGATTCCAAAGCACGCGTGGTCCCAGCCATCCTGCCATCCGTTGCCATGGCAGCTGAAGTGGAGCCAGCCTCCGGCCCCCCCTGCAGAGCCGTGATGATGGGTGTGACCTGCCACACAGGGGAGAGTCCTGCACCTGGCCACATTCTGGCAGCCCAGACTCGAgacaagagagagggagaagcacAGTTTGGGGGGCATTTTGAAGCTGTGCAGGACATACCCCCTGCGAACAGTTTGCTCAGCACTAACTTGGTATCCCGCCAGCCTTGCCTGCACAGCTCTGGTGGCCTGATCCCTGCTGATAAAGGCCAGCAGGCGGGATGGCCCGTTGCAATGCAGACCTGCTCACCAAAGAATTATGAAAACGACTTGCCAAGAAAAGCCACTGCTCTGATTTCTGTCCCTGTGCCCAGTCCCCCTGTCCTTTGCCAGATGATTCCTGTGACTGGACAGAGTGGCGTGATATCAGCCTTTCTGAAGTCCCCTCCGCCAGTATCTGCAGGGATGGTCAAACCCATCTTACCCCAGGCAGCTCCAGTGCCCCAGCCTATGTTTGTGGGCCCGTCTTTGCCTCAGGGAGCTGTGATGCTGGTTCTTCCCCAGGCTGCCCTGCCCCCGCCTGCCCCATGCTCGTCCAGCATCGTGGCCATGGGGAACACCAAGCTGCTGCCTCTCGCCCCTGCTCCTGTGTTCATCACCTCCAGCCAAAACTGTACCCCTCAGGTAGACTTCTCCCGAAGGAGGAACTATGTTTGCAACTTCCCAGGTTGCCGGAAAACCTACTTCAAAAGTTCCCACCTCAAGGCTCATCTCCGCACTCACACAG GGGAGAAGCCGTTCAGCTGCAGCTGGGATGGCTGTGATAAAAAATTTGCCCGTTCAGATGAACTTTCTCGCCACCGCAGAACTCACACAGGGGAGAAGAAGTTTGTGTGCCCGGTGTGTGAGCGGCGCTTCATGCGCAGCGACCACCTGACCAAGCACGCCCGGCGCCACATGACCACTAAGAAGATCCCCGGCTGGCAGGCGGAGGTTGGCAAGCTGAGCCGGATCGCCTCGGCAGAGAAGCCCGGGAGCCCACCCGCTCCGTGCCAGCCTCTGCCTGAGAGGTCTGCTGGGCAGGTACCGCTGGCATCTGTCAGCAGCCTTTATTCAGGAATGGAGATAACACAGAAGGGAATTGATGGTTTCCTCTCCAAATAA